The Phyllobacterium zundukense DNA segment TTCAACAAGAAATCGGTGTGGTCTTCTTCCTGCCAGGTCCAGCCCGATCCATAGTCGTAAGCTGCGCTAACGATAGCGTAGTTAAAGACCTCTCCTGATTTGTTGGCCAAATCAGTTAGCTTGGATGCAACGTTCGCGGCGCGACCTAGCCAAACAAGATTTCTATAGTTGTTCTGTTCAACTCCTTTTCGCCGAAATCCGGTCTTAGTCGCTAACATTCTTCCTGCATCGATGCCGATACCACATTTTACTTCGTCACTCTTGAAGTGCTTGTTTATGACATACCTAGCCGTCGAATTCATCAGAATGGCTGTGTCGACTGCGTTCGCGTACGCATTCTCTTTGTCAAATATGACCATCACCCTGTCGCCGATAATGCCGCGTACGTGCCCTCCGTAATGCCGCGCGCACTTTGTCATAGCTCGCACGAACGACGAATAAAGTTTTGCGACCGTTTTGGCTTTATGGGTGAGATTCAACTCCGTCGACCTGCGAATATCGATATACAACACACACGTCTCGATAAGTTTGCATCCCTGCGTTTGCGCATCTAGGTTTGGGAACGTTATTGACGGGTCGCCCGAATGCGGGACGCTATTGGTGTTGGTCACGTCGATCGTAAAACTGTTAGATAAAATGGTTGCCACTTCTTCGAGCAGCTCGTCGCGTATTTCTGGTATCGTTACCATTCAAATCCCCGTTGCAATCGTCCGCTTAAAGATGCTCATCTATGAAAAACCAGTAGAACAGGAGAGCAATTGGAGGCGTTAGCCAACCGATCAGTGCTATCGAAATGGCATACCGGAACAGCCGAAATTTCTTTGCCGCTATTCTGGAATTTACGATCATCTGTTGGATAAGCGACCTTTCCATGGGATTGGGGGGATCCCCAACTAGCCCATATTTTGCTAGCTCTCTGGCGTATCCACCTATACCTCCGCTATATCCCCGAAGAAGAGAAGGCTCGCAGGTTCTCGATTGTACCATTCGCCAGATTCGCGATGAAGCGAAGTCCTAGGATAGAATGTCGAGAAGGCCAATATTCCAGAGACGGAAAGAAAGGCGACGAGCACTTCGACGTAAATCTTTACCCAGAAGTTGTCGAAGATGCCCACGTTCCACGCCGCACCAATACCAACTATGATCGTGAAGTTTAGTACTGCAAGAGCGCCGTTTTTTGACTCGGCAAACTGAAGCATTGAATTTATGTTTTGAAATATTTCCGCTAGTGCGAGCGGTGATTTCAATAATTCTTGCGCGGCATTCGAATCGTTTTCTGACATATCGTCTCCTGCAACCTACCATAGCAGAATGCACTGATTCACAGTGGACACTACTCCGCAGATACACGGATATGCACAGTTGGTATGTTAAATACTGCCGCAATTGGCTTTGCTATCCTCGCAGCAGATCGCCAATTGCCAGGATCGTCTTCTGGGTGATGATGTGCAAGTGCCGTAGGTCGCCGGATAGAATATCTAGCTTTGGTCCGTACGTTCCGTCACCCAAGCTATAAAACATTTCCTCGATATGTTTGTTGAATGGCTTGTATCCGTCTTCCGCTCCCGTGTAATCGGAAACGAATATTTTGATGCCTGCGAGTTTTGCCGGTTCTTGGGTGATTTCAATGTCGGCCTTGGCAAATGCAATAACGGGGCCGCTGCTCTCCCACTTTGCCCATCCACCGTCTGCTCCGTTCAAAAGACGGCATGGGTCTACGGCCTATTCGTTACCCCACGGTTCCTTCCACTCTCGCTCCATCTCGACCCGCTCCAAATCGACGTATTCTTTATCTACCGCAGGTCCTGATACCGCGAGTCGGCCAAGATACTTCCGTGGTGTAAATTTATCAGAACCTCGTAAGACGAGATCATTTCTTCGCGACTAGTCATCTCCTAGACCCTACAGTTTGTGAGGAGTGCTCGATTTCTGTACGTCCTGACTAACCGTCAGCTCGCCGCGACGAAGCAGAATTAAAGGCTGACCGGGTGAGTGCATGACGGGTCTCAATATTCACGCATTTATGAGCTGAATTGATAAGGGCATTCCAGTTTTCAGGTCTAAAATGAATGACTACAGCGCATTAAATGTCCCTAACGCCAACCCCGTGCCTGGCCCCCCCCTTTGGGAGATCGATGATGGAACGCAAACTTGCCGCAATCATGGCCGCTGACGTTGTCGGCTACAGCCGGCTGATGGCTGAAAACGAGGCGTCCACTTACGCGGACCTGCGCACGGTGTTCGACGATCTCATCGGCCCCACAGTCGTGCGGCACGGCGGCCGCACTTTCAAAACAACCGGCGACGGCTTTCTCGCGATATTTCCGAGCGTCAACGAGGCCGTTGATGCGGCCCTAGCCATCCAGCAGGGTTTCGACAAGGGGCCGTTCAAGCTGCGCATCGGTATCAATCTCGGCGACGTTATCGAAGACAATGGCGATGTGTATGGCGATGGCGTCAACGTTGCCGCCCGTCTTGAGGCCATGACCGAACCCGGCCAGATCTTCGTCAGCGATGCTGTTGTAATGGCCGCTGACCGCAACCGCGCCGGTATTTTCGCTCGTGTGGGCCGCAGGCGTGCAAAGAACATTCCCGAGCTCCTCAACGTGTACCGCGTGCGGCGCATGGATTCGCCGTGGTCAGCCTGGCGGAGGCTGCCACACGTTCTGCGCGGCACCGCCGCCCGCTGGTCTTACGGCGTCGCCGCCACAGCCCTCATTCTCATCGGCACCCAGATCGCGCCCCTGCCGCTGGCGGCAATGGTCAGCCGTATTCCGGCTGCCCTGTTCCCTAACCAGACTCGCGAGGACCCGAGACCGTCGGTTGCGGTCATGCCGTTTACCACGATGAGCGGCGGGGGACAGGAACAGTCATACTTTGCAGACGGTTTGACGGAGGATGTGACCACGGCGCTCGCCCGGAACTCAGAACTTCAGGTTATCGCGCGCGACTCAACCTACGCCGTGCGCGGGCAGGATAGTGATGTGCGCAAGCTGGGGCAAAGGCTGGGCGTTTCCTACGTGGTCGAAGGCAGTGCCCGGCGCGAGGGTGACAGGCTTCGCGTCTCGGCACAGCTGATTGACGTCAAGACCGGCGCGCATCTGTGGTCGCGCAGCTTTGACAGGCAGGTTGCGGACGTCTTTACGGTCCAAAGCGAACTGACAACGGAAATCGTCGCGCAGCTCGCGCCGTATATCGGGAGGAGTGAAGCGGCCGCCGCCGCGCAGCGCCCGACAGACAATCTGCAGGCCTATGATCTTGTGCTGCAGGCCCGTAATCGTTACCGGCATGGCGCTAACGATGCCAAAGGCCTTTTGGAGGCGCGCGCCCTTTATCAGCGCGCACTGGAAATGGACCCGGCCTATGCCGCCGCTCGGGCGGGTCTGGCCCTGACCTATATCGCTGAAGTCGCGCAGCGGCCGGACGGCCAAACTGGCGGACTGGATACCGGTCTCAGTGAAGCGCGCCAGGCCGTGCGCCTCGATCCTAATCTCGCTCTCGGCTATCAGGTGATCAGCTTCGGACTCGCGGTGCAGGGCGACTACTCAGGTGGGTTGCAGGCCGCAAAACGCGCGGTAGAACTCAACCCCAACGACCCGGACAGCATGATGGCGCTCGCGAAGGCCCAGGTCCGGTTCGGTGAATATGATGACGCCGTCGTTAATGCCGAGCGGGCACGCCGGCTCCACCCCATGGCTCCGGAGTACTATGCCTACGTGCATGGTCAGGCCCTTTACGCCGCCGAACGGCGCGAAGAGGCCGACACTGTCATCTCGGAGTGTCTTGTGAGGGCACCCCGGGACACCAACTGCCTGCTGATACAGGCGGTTTTGCAGAGCGCTCGCGGTGACATAGAGGCAGCGCAGCTGACCATAGCGAACCTGATAGAGGCCCATCCGACTTTCTCGTTGGAAGCAGAGCGCGCTTATCGCCGGTTCGGCGACAGGCCGCTGATGGACCAGTTCTTAAGTGACTTGGCGCGCGCGAAGGCTCCGGAAACTGCCTGATCCGCTACCTTCCACTCGCGGAGGGAGCGCTCCTGCGGGTGCGTCATTCGCTAGCTTGAGATATCATCCATCCATGTCCCATCTGGCATTGCTTGTTTTCCGGAAGAGCTCTGATGCTGGTGACACGCCGTCGGTTGCTCGTTTCATAGAGAAATAGGAAATAATCCCAGATCGATACGAGCCGGCCTTCATTGGTCGCGGTGATTTCTGGCAACTTCGCCACCCCCCGTAAGCCATCTTGCATCAAACCAGCGGTCCGCCGGACCGTTATAGGGCAGCCGCGTGACATCCCAGTGGCTGACGAAGCGTGCGTAGGCGTCCCAGACCGGTGGGCCGCCGCCGATGAAGACGACACGGCCAGCAAAGCGCCTGAGCGTGTCCTCGGGATCCATGCTGGAGCGAACGACGACAAGTTCCCGATCCACCCGAGCAAAATCCGGAACGCTCGCGATCGTCTTGGGGCCGGCGAGCAAGACGTGTCCTCTCGTGACGTCGAAAAACCGTGCAACGTCAGCGACGAACTCCGGCGACCGGTCGCCTTCCCATGGAAGGCCGCCTTTGAGGCCGAGCTGCCCCGCTTGGCCGATGGCACAGACAACCCTAACGACAGCCTTCTTCATGAGAACTCCATCCATAGCTGGTCAAAATCGCATAATGGCTCGTACGGAACCGCATTTCAGAAACCATAAGTGGCTCTGCGGTTGGATTACGCCCAAGGCGATTATAACGTTTTGGTTGTGGCCCAAAGCCAACATTTGTTCGCGATGTCATAGAACCTTCATCAAGCGCCGATAGGCCCGTTTCCACGTATCGGATACGGGATCGTGGTATGCTGGCACCTAAATCATACGTCATATGCGGGACACCAAGAAGCGGTAGCACGCTCTTGTGCGATCTCTTGGAGAGCACAGGATTGGCTGGTCGACCCGCTTCGTACTTTCGAAGCCAGTCGATACCGCGATGGAGCCACCGCTTGAACGTTCCGATCACGGAAGATGCGCCTCCGGCCGATTTTGATTGTAGCTATATCAATGCCGTGATGAAAGCCGGTAGGGGTGGGACCGACGTATTCGGCCTTCGCCTGATGTGGGAAAGTGTCGATGAATTGTCGAGGCGGCTCGACGCCCTCTTTCCGGGACTGAAAGATGATCATGCTCGCTTCGAAAGGGCATTTGGACCAATGCTGTTCATCCATCTATCACGCACCGACAAAGTGTCCCAGGCCATTTCGCGAGTCAAAGCCATGCAGACCGGGCTATGGCACGTAGGCTCCGATGGGTCCGAACGGGAGCGAACCGGCCCTGCCCGGGACGCCGTATATGATCGTGACTGCATCGGGAAATATGTTGAAGAACTGACGGTACAGGACCAAGCTTGGACCGATTGGTTCGTGGATAATCGGATTGAGCCCGTACGTCTCACCTACGAGGCACTTTCTCAAGAGCCTAAAGGTACTTTGGAGACTGTATTGTTCGCCTTGGGTCTTGACCCGGCCATCGCCGCAGCCATTGAACCTAAAACGGCAAAGATGGGCGATTTCGAGAGTCAAAATTGGGAATTGCGTTTCCGTGCCAAACCAGATGCTCTCCGTAACTGACTCTTTTGGGCGATGTCTCCCAAATACGGTTCTTCCGCGATAAACCAGACAAACGACCGCTGTTGGCCGCGACTTTCAAACATAATAAGCTAGACGTTTCTTGCAGCAGCTCGGCGATTGTAGATTTTTTGGCGCCAATCGGATTCGACTAAAAATCCGTTATTATCGGCATTTTCAAACGAAGGTTTCCTGACAGGTTTTGTAATGAACAAATGCCGAATCCTGAGCAAGGATGGTCAAGATTTACCTGTTGGGAGGTGGGTTCGATACCGCTCAAGGCCTACCACCTAGCTCACCGTTTTAATAATGGTGGCTCGCGGTGGGGCGTAATGGGTGTCAGAATGAACTCTGCCCGTCTGCAGGTTTGGGTCCAAGTAGATCAGTTTGACAAACTTTGCCAAACTCAGTTAATCTGGGCGCAAATGGAGGCTTGTATGGCTACTATGAACGTGTCTCTACCGGACCCAATGAAAGATTGGGTCGAAGCCCAAGCAAGGACCGGGCGATATTCCAATGCTAGTGACTATGTGCGCGACCTGATTCGAAGGGACCAAACGCGTAGTGATAAGATTGCTGCCATGCAACGCTTCGTCGATGACGGTCTCAAAAGTGGTGTTGGCGGCCGATCGAAGGACGAACTCTTCGCCGCGGCTGCCGCGCGCACGGAAACGGCGCGCGGCAGCAGATAATGCGTTTTAGCCTTTCTGTCGAAGCGGAAGAGGACATCATTGTCATCACCGAGCAAGGTATCCGGATGTTCGGATCTCTACAGGCTAGGCGGTACCATGACGACTTGTTCGCGGTACTTGAACTGATCGCCGCGAATCCCCGAATGGCTCGTGAGCGAGAAGAGATTTCGCCGCCGGTTAGGATCCATCCGTTCAAAGCCCATCTGATTGTCTACCGTATCGAAGAGAATGGAACCATTTTCGTGATCCGAATAGGCCATGGACATGAAGATTGGGCCAGCGAACCTGCTTAGGGTCCGCCGATTGAACATACAAGCGCAGTTAAATTTAGAGTTAACCGCTAGGAATGTAACGCGTCTGAGATGGCCATTCCCTAAGCTGCAGTTATGCCGCTGAATCATCTCCGCATATCGTTTCAGATCGATGGTTCAATTCCCATCAAGGCGGTCACCGCAGCAGCCCTCATCTTTAGCTCGACATATAGAGGCACATCTGTAGCGATCTCACTAAACTGATTTTTACACGGAGCGAAAAAGAGGTTTCGCGCTGCTGCTCTTTCTCCGCCGGAGTCGCAACCTATAGTTCCATGGTTCCATCGTAACAGAATGTGGCCATCTACCCATAGCGGTCCGACGGCCGGTCCCACAGAGCTTTCAAGGGCGTCGCTTGAACATGTCGTGCCTCGTCATGCCGCCTTGAATCAGAATCCACCCGGCTTGAAATACCTCCAGACAGGATGTCACGTTACTTGCAAATTCATAAAATATAGGGTAGGGGGTTATGCTATGTCACATACAACCAAGGAAAAAGCCAAGCTGCTCGGACGCATCCGTCGCCTCAAGGGGCAGATGGAGGCCGTGGAGCGGGCTCTGGAAGCCGAAGCGCCCTGTGGCGACATCCTGAACCTTGTCGCTTCGGTGCGCGGCGCTGTGAATGGCCTAATGGGCGAACTCATCGAGGATCATATCCGCATGCATGTCGTGGATCCCGACAAGGAAGCCGATGCGGAGCGCGCCCAGGGTGCAGCAGAACTCATCGATGTTGTGAGGAAGTATCTCAAATGACCCATGACCACACAGTGCATCCGGAGGCAGGTGCTCACGACCATGTTTTTCTCGGTGACAATCATGAGCGCAACGAACGCCGCACGTGGCTCGTCATTGCCTTGACCGCAACGATGATGGTGGCGGAGATCGCGGCGGGAACGGTGTTCGGCTCGATGGCGCTGGTCGCTGACGGCTGGCACATGTCCACGCACGCGGCCGCCATGCTGATTGCGGCGTTTGCCTATCTCTATGCGCGCAAGAACGCCCGCAATCCGAGGTTCACTTTCGGGACCGGAAAGTTCGGCGATCTTGCCGCCTTTGCTAGTGCGGTCGTGCTTGCCCTGATCGCACTGCTGATCGGATGGGAGAGCTTTCTGCGCCTTGCCAACCCGATTCCGATCAGCTTTCCCCAGGCCATTTCCGTCGCCGTGATCGGTCTTGCCGTCAATCTTATCTGCGCTTGGCTCTTGCGCGACGACCATTCACACCACGGCCACGGACACTACCATGATGACCATCATCATGGTCACGGTCATGACAACAATTTGCGTGCGGCCTATCTGCATGTTCTCGCCGACGCCTTGACGTCCGTCCTCGCCATTGCCGCGCTTCTTGCTGGAAGCGTCTACGGCTGGCTTTGGCTCGATCCGGCGATGGGCATTATCGGTGCGCTTGTCATCGCAAAATGGTCGTGGGGTCTCATACGCGATGCAGGCGGCGTGTTGCTGGACTATGTTCCTTCGAGCGAAGATCTGCCGGAAGAAATCCGTGTCGCCATCGAGGAAGAGGGCGATGTGATCACCGATCTGCATGTCTGGCAGCTTGGTCCTGGACACCATGGCGCGATCGTTTCGCTGGTCAGCGACAATCCGAAAGCCCCTTCATCCTATCGCGCCAAACTTGCCCATATCCATGATCTCTCTCACGTGACGGTCGAAGTCGAGCCGAAGGCGGCTTGAACTTCAATCCTGGCTAGATCGACTTCGTGGTATTCGCCTGCTCGCGAAAGCCGTCACTCATCCCATCCTTGCCCGGGCGCACCGGACATCAGGCGAGTCCCGCTAGGCACCCGCGGTGTGCAATTGATCTACATCATTTCGTCCAATTGATTTGTTACGACCGTTACATTATGAAGTAGCGATGGTTAAAATCACTTGGCTGCTGCTCACCTATAAGGTTCCACCTGATCCGGCCTCCAAACGGGTCGCGCTGTGGCGTCGGCTAAAGGGTATGGGGGCGATATATCTGCAGAACGGCGTTTGCCTGCTGCCCAAGGCCGACGACCATGTTCGACGGCTCAAGATGCTCGGGAACGATATTGCCGAGATGGGCGGCGAGGCCGTGATTTTGGAGACTGTCGCATTGGATCGCAGTCAGGAAGACAAGGTCGTAGCCCGCTTCAAGGACGACCGGGACGAGCAGTATCGTGAATTTCTTGGCCGATGCGCCGATTTTGAGGCCGAGATCGCCAAGGAGATCGCGATCAACAAATTTACCTACGCAGAGCTCGAGGAAGAAGATACCGACCTGAAGAAGCTCCAGGGCTGGCTGGAAAAGATCCGAAAGCTTGATTTTTACGGAGCCACATTGGCTGACGAGGCTGCCGAAAGGCTTCGGGGCTGCGAGGCGTTGCTGGAAAGCTACGCACAGCGCGTCTTCGATGCCCACGATGAAAACAAATGAAACTGGAAGATCGGCAGCATCCGATGACAGACAGTATTGCAACGCCACAGGCGACTTGGCGCAATCTTCCAACGGGCGTGTGGGCGCTGGGGTTCGTTTCCCTGCTGATGGATATCTCTTCGGAAATGGTTCACGCACTGTTGCCCGTGTACATGGTGACGGTGCTCGGCACGTCGGCGCTGACCGTCGGCATTATCGAAGGCATTGCCGAAGCGACCGCCTCGGTCACCAAGGTCTTTTCGGGTGCACTGAGTGACTGGCTTGGCAAGCGCAAGCTCCTGGCCATCATCGGCTATGGTTTGGCGGCATTAACCAAGCCGATCTTTCCGCTCGCTGCCTCGGTTGAATGGCTGATTGCGGCCCGGTTCATTGACCGTATCGGCAAAGGCATTCGGGGAGCGCCCAGAGACGCGCTTGTTGCCGACATCAGCCCTGTTCATTTGCGCGGAGCCAGTTTTGGCCTCAGGCAGTCGCTCGATACGGTTGGGGCTTTCCTCGGACCGGTTTTAGCCATCGGCCTGATGTGGATGACGGCGGACCAATTCCAAGCGGTTTTCTGGATTGCCGTCATTCCGGCATTTTTGTCGGTCGGGGTACTTGTCGTAGCTGTCCGCGAACCGGAGCGCCCAAGAAATCTGCGCCGCGTTGCCATGCCATTGCATCGCAGTGAACTGAGGCGGCTGGGCACAACCTATTGGTGGGTCGTCGCCATCGCAGTCGTGTTCACCTTGGCAAGATTCAGTGAGGCATTTCTGGTGCTTCGGGCACAGTCAATCGGTCTGCCCCTGATGCTGGTTCCTGTCGTTCTGGTAATCATGAACATTGCCTATTCGGTGTCGGCGTTTCCGATGGGTATCCTGTCGGACCGTATCGACCGGATTCCACTCCTCGCCGTCGGTCTGGTGCTTCTGCTGGTTGCCGATGTGGTTCTGGTATTTGCGACTGACATTGTTTGGGTCGGCGTGGGTGTGGCTCTGTGGGGGCTGCATATGGGGTGTACACAAGGCTTACTTGCCACACTGATTGCCGACGCCGCACCCGAGGAACTCCGCGGAACTGCTTTTGGCATGTTCAATCTACTCACCGGACTGGCGCTTCTTGCCGCAAGCATCATCGCAGGTGCCGTATGGGAACTGCTGGGCGCGCAGAGCACGTTCCTGACGGGGGCAGCATTTGCGATGATTACGTTGATCGGTGTTGTTTCCGTACGTGGGCGCTTGATCGCCATCGAGCACAAGTGAGGGCCGGGTGTGGTCCAATTTCATAGCCGTCTGACCAACTGCGTCCGCTTAGTCAGGAATGTGCTCCTTCCTGTTCGCGTGCTCGGTAGAGAGCGTCGATAGC contains these protein-coding regions:
- a CDS encoding adenylate/guanylate cyclase domain-containing protein → MVTIPEIRDELLEEVATILSNSFTIDVTNTNSVPHSGDPSITFPNLDAQTQGCKLIETCVLYIDIRRSTELNLTHKAKTVAKLYSSFVRAMTKCARHYGGHVRGIIGDRVMVIFDKENAYANAVDTAILMNSTARYVINKHFKSDEVKCGIGIDAGRMLATKTGFRRKGVEQNNYRNLVWLGRAANVASKLTDLANKSGEVFNYAIVSAAYDYGSGWTWQEEDHTDFLLNLEVQHSGGRPWISHRNQYWKSFIRTTKPVTIRATTPEILMTNDVYEGFKASRPDSLSIKNGWFKKINVKVPGYEGEVYGGDVFYTAFQEA
- a CDS encoding adenylate/guanylate cyclase domain-containing protein, which gives rise to MERKLAAIMAADVVGYSRLMAENEASTYADLRTVFDDLIGPTVVRHGGRTFKTTGDGFLAIFPSVNEAVDAALAIQQGFDKGPFKLRIGINLGDVIEDNGDVYGDGVNVAARLEAMTEPGQIFVSDAVVMAADRNRAGIFARVGRRRAKNIPELLNVYRVRRMDSPWSAWRRLPHVLRGTAARWSYGVAATALILIGTQIAPLPLAAMVSRIPAALFPNQTREDPRPSVAVMPFTTMSGGGQEQSYFADGLTEDVTTALARNSELQVIARDSTYAVRGQDSDVRKLGQRLGVSYVVEGSARREGDRLRVSAQLIDVKTGAHLWSRSFDRQVADVFTVQSELTTEIVAQLAPYIGRSEAAAAAQRPTDNLQAYDLVLQARNRYRHGANDAKGLLEARALYQRALEMDPAYAAARAGLALTYIAEVAQRPDGQTGGLDTGLSEARQAVRLDPNLALGYQVISFGLAVQGDYSGGLQAAKRAVELNPNDPDSMMALAKAQVRFGEYDDAVVNAERARRLHPMAPEYYAYVHGQALYAAERREEADTVISECLVRAPRDTNCLLIQAVLQSARGDIEAAQLTIANLIEAHPTFSLEAERAYRRFGDRPLMDQFLSDLARAKAPETA
- a CDS encoding dihydrofolate reductase; translation: MKKAVVRVVCAIGQAGQLGLKGGLPWEGDRSPEFVADVARFFDVTRGHVLLAGPKTIASVPDFARVDRELVVVRSSMDPEDTLRRFAGRVVFIGGGPPVWDAYARFVSHWDVTRLPYNGPADRWFDARWLTGGGEVARNHRDQ
- a CDS encoding Stf0 family sulfotransferase; the protein is MLAPKSYVICGTPRSGSTLLCDLLESTGLAGRPASYFRSQSIPRWSHRLNVPITEDAPPADFDCSYINAVMKAGRGGTDVFGLRLMWESVDELSRRLDALFPGLKDDHARFERAFGPMLFIHLSRTDKVSQAISRVKAMQTGLWHVGSDGSERERTGPARDAVYDRDCIGKYVEELTVQDQAWTDWFVDNRIEPVRLTYEALSQEPKGTLETVLFALGLDPAIAAAIEPKTAKMGDFESQNWELRFRAKPDALRN
- a CDS encoding type II toxin-antitoxin system ParD family antitoxin; translation: MATMNVSLPDPMKDWVEAQARTGRYSNASDYVRDLIRRDQTRSDKIAAMQRFVDDGLKSGVGGRSKDELFAAAAARTETARGSR
- a CDS encoding type II toxin-antitoxin system RelE/ParE family toxin; protein product: MRFSLSVEAEEDIIVITEQGIRMFGSLQARRYHDDLFAVLELIAANPRMAREREEISPPVRIHPFKAHLIVYRIEENGTIFVIRIGHGHEDWASEPA
- a CDS encoding metal/formaldehyde-sensitive transcriptional repressor, with translation MSHTTKEKAKLLGRIRRLKGQMEAVERALEAEAPCGDILNLVASVRGAVNGLMGELIEDHIRMHVVDPDKEADAERAQGAAELIDVVRKYLK
- the dmeF gene encoding CDF family Co(II)/Ni(II) efflux transporter DmeF is translated as MTHDHTVHPEAGAHDHVFLGDNHERNERRTWLVIALTATMMVAEIAAGTVFGSMALVADGWHMSTHAAAMLIAAFAYLYARKNARNPRFTFGTGKFGDLAAFASAVVLALIALLIGWESFLRLANPIPISFPQAISVAVIGLAVNLICAWLLRDDHSHHGHGHYHDDHHHGHGHDNNLRAAYLHVLADALTSVLAIAALLAGSVYGWLWLDPAMGIIGALVIAKWSWGLIRDAGGVLLDYVPSSEDLPEEIRVAIEEEGDVITDLHVWQLGPGHHGAIVSLVSDNPKAPSSYRAKLAHIHDLSHVTVEVEPKAA
- a CDS encoding Chromate resistance protein ChrB; amino-acid sequence: MVKITWLLLTYKVPPDPASKRVALWRRLKGMGAIYLQNGVCLLPKADDHVRRLKMLGNDIAEMGGEAVILETVALDRSQEDKVVARFKDDRDEQYREFLGRCADFEAEIAKEIAINKFTYAELEEEDTDLKKLQGWLEKIRKLDFYGATLADEAAERLRGCEALLESYAQRVFDAHDENK
- a CDS encoding MFS transporter; its protein translation is MTDSIATPQATWRNLPTGVWALGFVSLLMDISSEMVHALLPVYMVTVLGTSALTVGIIEGIAEATASVTKVFSGALSDWLGKRKLLAIIGYGLAALTKPIFPLAASVEWLIAARFIDRIGKGIRGAPRDALVADISPVHLRGASFGLRQSLDTVGAFLGPVLAIGLMWMTADQFQAVFWIAVIPAFLSVGVLVVAVREPERPRNLRRVAMPLHRSELRRLGTTYWWVVAIAVVFTLARFSEAFLVLRAQSIGLPLMLVPVVLVIMNIAYSVSAFPMGILSDRIDRIPLLAVGLVLLLVADVVLVFATDIVWVGVGVALWGLHMGCTQGLLATLIADAAPEELRGTAFGMFNLLTGLALLAASIIAGAVWELLGAQSTFLTGAAFAMITLIGVVSVRGRLIAIEHK